One window of the Candidatus Kinetoplastibacterium desouzaii TCC079E genome contains the following:
- the ppsA gene encoding phosphoenolpyruvate synthase has protein sequence MPYVVPFEKLRMSDVDSVGGKNSSLGEMISQLSDAGVRVPSGFATTAQAFKDFLSESFLDERIAKRLSTLDADDVQELSTVGAEIRQWIMDASFSEKFEKEIRNAFSVLDKDGNGSFAVRSSATAEDLPDASFAGQQETFLNVTGIDNILSKIKYVFASLYNDRAISYRVHKGYHNTEVALSAGIQRMVRSDKGSAGVMFTIDTESGFPDVVFITSSYGLGETVVQGAVNPDEFYVFKPTLSKGYDAIISRRIGSKLIKMEFNTEFNSDEYVRTVDVPLSERNKYSLTDSEILELAKYAVIIEKHYARPMDIEWGKDGVDGKIYILQARPETVKSQQNTKDIQQKYKLKATGKVLITGRSIGQKIGSGPVKIVSDTSEIDKVQAGDVLVTDMTDPNWEPVMKKASAIVTNRGGRTCHAAIIARELGIPAVVGCGEATEILVEGKYVTVSCSEGDEGKIYDGVIETEVENVHSGEMPKIDLKIMMNVGNPQLAFDFSQLPNSGVGLARLEFIINNNIGVHPKAVLDYPNVDYNLKKAVESAARGYASPRAFFVEKMSEGISTIASAFWPKPVIVRLSDFKSNEYRKLIGGSRYEPEEENPMLGFRGASRYISDDFRECFRMECEAFKKARNEMGLTNIEIMVPFVRTINQASKVIDLLAENGLKRGENGLRIIMMCEVPSNAILAKEFLKYFDGFSIGSNDMTQLTLGLDRDSGMELLTADFDERDLAVKFMLQRAIKACLEEGKYIGICGQGPSDHPDFAKWLHKEGIVSISLNPDTVIDTWQRLAS, from the coding sequence ATGCCTTACGTTGTACCTTTTGAAAAACTTCGTATGTCTGATGTTGACTCTGTTGGTGGTAAAAATTCTTCTCTTGGAGAAATGATTAGTCAGTTGTCAGATGCAGGAGTTAGAGTTCCAAGTGGTTTTGCTACAACAGCACAAGCATTTAAAGATTTTTTAAGTGAATCATTTCTTGATGAAAGAATTGCTAAAAGATTATCTACATTAGATGCAGATGATGTGCAAGAATTATCTACAGTAGGAGCAGAAATTCGTCAGTGGATTATGGATGCTTCTTTTTCTGAGAAATTTGAAAAAGAAATACGCAATGCATTTTCAGTTTTAGATAAAGATGGTAATGGATCATTTGCTGTTAGATCCTCAGCCACAGCAGAGGATTTACCTGATGCTTCTTTTGCTGGTCAACAAGAAACATTTTTGAATGTTACAGGTATCGATAATATTTTAAGCAAGATAAAATATGTTTTTGCTTCATTATATAACGATAGAGCTATATCTTACAGAGTTCATAAAGGTTATCATAATACAGAAGTTGCTTTATCTGCAGGTATTCAAAGAATGGTTAGATCAGATAAAGGTAGTGCTGGTGTTATGTTTACAATAGATACAGAATCTGGATTTCCTGATGTTGTTTTTATTACCTCATCTTATGGGTTAGGAGAAACAGTAGTTCAAGGAGCTGTTAATCCTGATGAATTCTATGTTTTCAAACCTACTCTTTCTAAAGGTTATGATGCAATTATAAGTCGTCGTATTGGTTCTAAACTTATAAAAATGGAATTTAATACAGAATTTAATTCTGATGAGTATGTTCGTACGGTTGATGTTCCACTTTCTGAACGTAATAAGTATTCATTAACTGATTCAGAAATTCTTGAATTGGCAAAATATGCTGTAATTATTGAGAAACATTATGCTCGTCCTATGGATATAGAATGGGGTAAAGATGGGGTTGATGGAAAAATTTACATATTGCAGGCTCGTCCTGAAACTGTTAAATCACAACAAAACACTAAAGACATTCAACAAAAATATAAATTAAAAGCAACTGGTAAAGTTCTTATAACAGGTAGATCTATAGGACAAAAGATTGGATCTGGACCAGTCAAAATTGTTTCCGATACATCTGAAATAGATAAAGTTCAAGCTGGTGATGTTTTAGTAACAGATATGACTGATCCTAATTGGGAACCTGTTATGAAAAAAGCTTCTGCTATTGTAACCAATAGAGGTGGACGTACTTGTCATGCTGCTATTATTGCTCGTGAATTAGGAATTCCTGCTGTTGTCGGTTGTGGAGAGGCTACTGAAATTCTTGTTGAAGGAAAGTATGTAACAGTTTCTTGCTCAGAAGGTGATGAAGGTAAAATTTATGATGGAGTTATAGAAACTGAAGTTGAAAATGTTCATAGCGGGGAAATGCCTAAAATAGATCTTAAAATAATGATGAATGTTGGTAATCCTCAACTTGCTTTTGATTTTTCGCAATTACCTAATTCAGGTGTTGGTTTAGCTCGTTTGGAATTTATCATCAATAATAATATTGGTGTACATCCTAAAGCAGTATTAGATTACCCTAATGTTGATTATAATTTAAAAAAGGCTGTTGAATCTGCTGCTCGTGGATATGCTAGTCCTCGTGCATTCTTTGTTGAAAAAATGTCAGAAGGTATATCTACTATAGCATCTGCTTTTTGGCCTAAACCAGTTATAGTTCGTTTGTCTGATTTTAAATCTAATGAATATAGAAAACTTATTGGTGGATCTAGATATGAACCTGAAGAAGAAAATCCAATGTTAGGTTTTAGAGGTGCTTCTAGGTATATATCTGATGATTTCAGAGAGTGTTTTAGAATGGAGTGTGAGGCATTCAAAAAAGCTCGTAATGAAATGGGTTTAACAAATATAGAAATAATGGTGCCATTTGTTAGAACTATTAATCAAGCTAGCAAGGTAATTGATTTGTTGGCTGAAAATGGATTAAAAAGAGGCGAGAACGGCCTTAGAATAATAATGATGTGTGAGGTTCCAAGTAATGCTATCCTAGCTAAGGAATTTTTGAAATATTTTGATGGTTTTTCTATTGGATCAAATGATATGACCCAACTTACGTTAGGTCTTGACAGAGATTCTGGCATGGAACTTTTAACTGCAGATTTTGATGAAAGAGATTTGGCTGTTAAATTTATGCTACAAAGAGCTATTAAGGCTTGTTTAGAAGAAGGTAAATATATTGGAATATGTGGTCAAGGACCTAGTGATCATCCTGATTTTGCAAAGTGGTTACATAAAGAAGGAATAGTATCTATTTCTTTAAATCCTGATACAGTAATAGATACCTGGCAGCGTTTAGCAAGTTAG
- the smpB gene encoding SsrA-binding protein SmpB has product MKIIENKKSYHDYFIEDKFEAGIVLQGWEVKSIRDKRVNIKEGYIIIKNGEVYIIGMHISPLNTVSNHVNPDVYRTRKLLLNNNEIKKLIGKVEQRGYTLIPLNLHFKNNRIKIDIALGKGKKLYDKRNDSKEKEYKKEQERYLKDNKLQKH; this is encoded by the coding sequence ATGAAAATTATAGAAAACAAGAAGTCTTATCATGATTATTTTATAGAAGATAAATTCGAAGCTGGTATTGTTCTTCAAGGATGGGAAGTTAAATCAATAAGAGATAAAAGAGTTAATATAAAAGAAGGTTATATTATTATAAAAAATGGAGAAGTTTATATAATTGGAATGCATATAAGCCCTTTAAATACAGTTTCTAATCATGTTAATCCTGACGTTTATAGAACAAGAAAATTATTACTTAATAATAATGAAATAAAAAAACTTATAGGTAAAGTTGAACAAAGAGGATATACGCTTATACCACTTAATCTACATTTTAAGAATAATCGAATAAAAATAGATATAGCTTTAGGAAAAGGAAAAAAATTATATGATAAACGTAATGATTCTAAAGAAAAAGAATACAAAAAAGAACAAGAAAGATACTTAAAAGACAATAAACTACAAAAACATTAG
- a CDS encoding RnfH family protein encodes MNHIIVSICYVDEFGHSYNESLNMLENATILDALNKSTFILKIKNFEYLSNNIGIFGKLSSFNTKLHNHDRIEVYRELLQDPKQSRIKRITKKNKIYL; translated from the coding sequence ATGAATCATATAATAGTTTCCATATGTTATGTTGATGAGTTTGGTCATTCATATAATGAATCTCTTAATATGTTAGAAAATGCAACTATATTAGATGCTCTAAATAAATCAACATTTATATTGAAGATAAAAAATTTTGAATATTTATCAAATAATATTGGTATTTTTGGAAAACTTAGTAGTTTTAATACTAAGTTACATAACCATGATAGGATTGAAGTATATCGAGAGTTATTACAAGATCCTAAACAATCTAGAATAAAAAGAATTACAAAGAAAAATAAAATTTATTTATAA
- a CDS encoding VIT1/CCC1 transporter family protein — translation MPTKEHHRIFRSGWLRASVLGANDGIISTASLITGIASTHCDYYTIISTALAGLIAGSLSMAVGEYVSVQSQVDIENADLQMEQYSLKKNHEEELEELIQIYVDRGLSYDLAASVAEQLTLHNALDAHARDELGISIHNRARPFQAAVASSISFSIGSILPILISITAPEDILIPSVIIGSVCSLASLGAISALTGGAKVWPAIRRIAILGGISMVFASITGTFLDIFTK, via the coding sequence ATGCCAACAAAAGAACATCATAGAATTTTTAGATCTGGATGGTTGAGAGCTTCTGTATTAGGAGCTAATGATGGCATTATTTCTACAGCAAGTTTAATCACTGGCATAGCTTCAACACATTGTGATTATTACACTATTATTAGCACTGCTTTAGCTGGATTAATCGCTGGTTCTTTATCAATGGCTGTTGGAGAGTATGTTTCTGTGCAATCTCAAGTTGATATAGAGAATGCTGATTTGCAAATGGAGCAGTATTCTCTTAAGAAAAATCATGAAGAAGAATTAGAAGAATTAATACAGATCTATGTTGATCGTGGTTTATCTTATGATCTTGCTGCAAGTGTAGCTGAGCAATTAACTCTACATAATGCTCTAGATGCTCATGCTAGGGATGAATTGGGAATATCAATTCATAATCGCGCTCGTCCTTTTCAAGCTGCTGTTGCTTCTTCTATTTCTTTCTCTATTGGTTCTATTTTACCTATATTAATTTCTATTACAGCTCCAGAAGATATTCTAATTCCTTCTGTAATAATAGGTTCAGTTTGTTCTTTAGCTTCTTTAGGTGCTATTTCAGCATTAACTGGTGGAGCTAAAGTATGGCCTGCCATAAGAAGAATTGCTATTCTTGGAGGTATATCTATGGTATTTGCATCTATTACTGGAACATTTCTTGATATTTTTACTAAGTAA
- a CDS encoding YgfZ/GcvT domain-containing protein, whose protein sequence is MKQHLTFYTELDEFIIINISGIDAESFLHRQFTQDIFSLSNDSATISGYCQHNGKVITTNILWKEFNDKQNLININCLIKKDIAQLFIKRLELFKLKSKVKIHIDPKEPIGITISEENITYIEKKYSLELPKERLQISNNKLGTWIVAPSSINKRWWLIPKEYFYLEFIKNNKNIFKSNEFSFRDIWKYFDFINQIPFIGIQNSNLFLAHSLNLDLIGAISFNKGCYPGQEIIARMHYRKTIKYRMKLGSLNLIDKNNLSTNEIIGKDIFYINIENPCGRVIDYLYINNKLFLLLEIKTNYDTIHKDIYINNIKINLIA, encoded by the coding sequence ATGAAACAACACCTTACATTTTATACAGAATTGGATGAATTTATAATAATAAATATATCAGGAATAGACGCAGAGTCTTTTTTACATCGACAATTTACACAAGATATATTTTCATTATCAAATGATAGCGCAACCATATCAGGATATTGCCAGCATAATGGAAAAGTCATAACAACAAATATTTTGTGGAAAGAATTTAACGACAAACAAAATCTAATAAATATAAATTGTTTAATAAAAAAAGATATAGCTCAACTATTCATAAAAAGATTAGAACTATTTAAATTAAAATCAAAAGTAAAAATTCATATTGATCCTAAAGAACCAATAGGGATTACCATATCAGAAGAAAATATAACATATATAGAAAAAAAATATTCTCTAGAGTTACCTAAAGAAAGATTACAAATTTCAAATAATAAATTAGGAACTTGGATTGTTGCTCCTTCGTCTATAAACAAAAGATGGTGGTTAATACCAAAAGAATATTTCTATTTAGAGTTCATTAAAAACAACAAGAACATTTTTAAATCAAACGAATTTTCATTTAGAGATATCTGGAAATACTTTGATTTTATTAATCAAATTCCTTTTATAGGAATTCAAAACAGCAACCTTTTTTTAGCACATAGTTTGAATCTAGATTTGATTGGAGCAATAAGTTTTAATAAAGGATGCTACCCAGGACAAGAAATCATTGCTAGAATGCATTATAGAAAAACCATCAAATATCGTATGAAATTAGGTTCTTTAAATTTAATAGATAAAAATAACTTATCTACAAATGAAATCATAGGAAAAGATATATTTTATATTAATATAGAAAATCCATGTGGTAGAGTGATAGATTACCTATATATAAATAATAAATTATTTCTATTATTAGAAATAAAGACAAATTATGACACAATCCATAAAGATATATATATAAATAATATTAAAATCAATTTAATTGCTTGA
- the mltG gene encoding endolytic transglycosylase MltG produces MQLINILTVIWYILFMSFIIWTRIPISLLENKKIQIVVESGNSVKFIVNSINQNDFHFNERNFIWMTYLYNNDQKFKAGDYEISTNDTPYSLMNKFIKGDCNHRNRILFIEGWNFIQFRQALKKNIHIKQTIDNVSDYELMRMLDSVILTPEGLFYPDTYYISHGITDFEVLKIAHNKFNEILSEAWNNRSKDIAIKTPYEAMIVASIIEKESSNEEDRFTISGVINNRLKIGMRLQSDPTIIYGMGKLFKGKIKNSDLKKDNPWNTYTRSGLPATPICSFSKSSLYAALNPYKHDYIYYVARGDGSTSFSKTLESHNNKVKEFSLKKGKM; encoded by the coding sequence ATGCAATTAATAAACATTCTAACAGTCATTTGGTATATTTTATTTATGTCATTTATAATTTGGACTAGAATACCAATTTCATTATTAGAAAATAAAAAAATTCAAATAGTTGTAGAATCTGGGAATTCAGTTAAATTTATAGTTAATTCAATAAATCAAAATGATTTTCATTTTAATGAAAGAAATTTCATTTGGATGACTTATTTATATAATAATGATCAGAAATTTAAAGCTGGTGATTATGAAATAAGTACTAATGATACTCCTTATTCATTAATGAATAAATTTATAAAAGGTGATTGTAATCATAGAAATCGTATTTTATTTATAGAAGGGTGGAATTTTATTCAATTTCGTCAGGCTTTAAAAAAAAACATTCATATTAAACAAACAATAGATAATGTAAGTGATTACGAATTGATGAGAATGTTAGATTCTGTCATATTAACTCCGGAAGGACTTTTTTATCCTGATACTTATTATATATCTCATGGTATTACAGATTTTGAGGTTTTAAAAATAGCTCATAATAAATTTAATGAGATTCTCTCAGAAGCATGGAATAATAGAAGTAAAGATATTGCAATAAAAACTCCATATGAGGCAATGATTGTAGCTTCTATAATAGAAAAAGAATCAAGTAACGAAGAAGATAGATTTACTATTAGTGGAGTTATAAATAATAGATTAAAAATTGGCATGCGTTTACAATCAGATCCAACAATTATATATGGCATGGGTAAATTATTTAAAGGTAAAATTAAGAATAGTGATTTAAAAAAAGATAATCCATGGAATACATACACAAGGAGTGGTTTACCTGCTACTCCTATTTGTTCTTTTAGTAAATCTTCTTTATATGCAGCATTGAATCCATATAAACATGATTATATTTATTATGTTGCTAGAGGGGATGGAAGTACTAGTTTTTCTAAGACATTAGAATCGCATAATAATAAGGTTAAAGAATTTTCATTGAAGAAAGGTAAAATGTGA
- the tmk gene encoding dTMP kinase, protein MKKLGKFITLEGIDGSGKSSNACWLSNMLNTKGIDSVVTREPGGTFLGEQLRELIVNINMEVETETLLIFAARYEHFKAVIEPSLLSGKWVISDRFIDATYAYQGFGKGLDFNRIQDLQFWIDLRFNPDITFLFDISFETMLKRFSKDRKLDKFEKMVNYFDKIRNGYLEIADKSKDRIKIIESENSIDIVQMQILEHINNLLNQTYVL, encoded by the coding sequence GTGAAAAAATTGGGAAAGTTTATAACTCTAGAAGGAATAGATGGATCAGGTAAAAGTAGTAATGCATGCTGGTTAAGTAATATGCTAAATACTAAAGGAATTGACTCAGTAGTAACTAGAGAACCAGGAGGAACATTTTTAGGGGAGCAATTAAGAGAGCTAATAGTAAACATTAATATGGAAGTAGAAACAGAAACATTATTAATTTTTGCTGCTAGGTATGAACATTTTAAAGCAGTTATAGAACCATCCTTATTATCAGGTAAATGGGTGATATCAGATAGATTTATTGATGCTACTTATGCATATCAGGGATTTGGTAAAGGTTTAGATTTTAATAGAATTCAAGACTTACAGTTTTGGATTGATTTGAGGTTTAATCCAGATATTACATTTTTATTTGATATATCATTTGAAACAATGTTAAAAAGATTTTCTAAGGATAGAAAATTAGATAAATTTGAAAAAATGGTAAATTATTTTGATAAAATTAGGAATGGTTATTTAGAAATAGCTGATAAATCTAAAGATAGAATAAAGATTATAGAATCTGAAAATTCTATTGATATTGTACAAATGCAGATATTAGAACATATTAATAATTTATTAAATCAAACTTATGTATTATGA
- a CDS encoding DNA polymerase III subunit delta': MISCSFFPWQFDLAAQWLKNIDRIHHAWLINGLNGIGKFEFSTSFAATILCENLTNNFACCHCVSCNLIKNNNHPDIKFLLPDALSGLITEDCNDNSIQLSNEIRIDQIRDIIPWINITPYRNNKKIIIIYKTNNLNIVSSNALLKIIEEPPPNVIIIIVADYLEGILPTIISRCQRIYLPIPNNNISLDWLNKNNVNNSKEWLSFTGGAPINAFYYSKKRDNPCHIWIKNLLDMLSNDIKVPIYSILEDNYDTIIIPELIEIFQKIFFDLIMIIYGFSPKYFINLENIFKKLSCRTNKEICINIFIWLNNKSLLSNYKLNKKVFANNILQKTIESFK; the protein is encoded by the coding sequence ATGATTAGTTGCTCATTTTTCCCATGGCAGTTTGATTTAGCTGCTCAATGGTTAAAGAACATTGATAGAATTCACCATGCATGGTTGATAAATGGTTTGAATGGAATAGGCAAATTTGAATTTTCAACATCATTTGCAGCTACTATTTTATGTGAAAATTTAACAAATAATTTTGCTTGTTGTCATTGTGTATCATGTAATTTAATAAAAAACAATAATCATCCTGATATAAAATTTTTATTGCCTGATGCATTATCTGGTTTGATTACAGAGGATTGCAATGATAATTCTATCCAATTATCAAACGAGATTCGTATCGATCAGATTAGAGATATAATTCCTTGGATAAATATTACTCCTTATCGTAACAATAAAAAGATTATTATTATATATAAAACTAATAATTTAAATATAGTTTCTTCTAATGCTTTATTAAAAATAATAGAAGAACCTCCACCTAATGTAATTATTATTATAGTGGCAGATTATTTAGAAGGTATTCTGCCTACAATTATATCTCGTTGTCAAAGAATTTATCTACCTATACCAAATAATAATATTTCTTTAGACTGGTTAAATAAGAATAATGTTAACAATTCAAAAGAATGGTTATCTTTTACTGGTGGAGCGCCAATAAATGCTTTTTATTATAGTAAAAAACGTGATAATCCCTGTCATATATGGATTAAGAATTTATTAGATATGCTATCAAATGATATAAAAGTTCCTATTTATTCAATATTAGAAGACAATTATGACACAATAATTATTCCTGAGCTTATAGAAATATTTCAAAAAATATTTTTTGATCTAATTATGATAATTTATGGCTTTTCTCCTAAATATTTTATAAATTTAGAAAATATTTTTAAAAAGTTAAGTTGTAGGACTAATAAAGAAATTTGTATAAATATTTTTATTTGGTTAAATAATAAAAGTTTATTGTCCAATTACAAATTAAATAAAAAAGTATTTGCAAATAATATTTTGCAAAAAACAATAGAATCTTTTAAATAA
- a CDS encoding TatD family hydrolase has product MFIDSHCHLNLPELSDKIESILEKMINSKVYSALIAGVNKKDFSDLLKLVSQYDNLWGSVGMHPECIDEEEYSIEDLCSLAKHTKIVAIGETGLDYYRSATQDLVDLQKERFRKHIIAAKLSKVPLIIHTRSSALETLKILKEERANEVGGVIHCFSENWNIAKLAMDLNFFISMSGVVTFKNAKNIQEVAKKIPLDKLLIETDSPYLSPEPYRGKINDPSNVIYIAKKIAELRDISETEVAESSSKNFYSLFTKANKRMVS; this is encoded by the coding sequence ATGTTCATAGATTCACATTGTCATTTAAATTTACCAGAATTATCGGATAAAATTGAATCTATTCTGGAAAAAATGATTAATTCAAAAGTTTATTCTGCTCTTATTGCAGGTGTTAATAAAAAAGATTTTTCTGACTTGTTAAAACTAGTTTCTCAATATGATAACCTTTGGGGTTCTGTAGGCATGCATCCTGAATGCATAGATGAAGAAGAATATTCTATAGAAGATTTATGTTCATTAGCCAAGCATACTAAAATAGTAGCTATAGGTGAGACTGGTTTGGATTATTATAGATCTGCAACTCAAGATTTAGTAGATTTACAAAAAGAACGTTTTAGAAAACATATTATAGCTGCTAAATTATCTAAGGTTCCTTTGATAATACATACTCGTTCATCTGCATTAGAAACATTAAAAATCCTAAAAGAAGAAAGGGCTAATGAGGTAGGTGGGGTTATACACTGTTTTTCAGAAAATTGGAATATTGCTAAATTAGCAATGGATTTAAATTTTTTTATTTCTATGTCTGGTGTTGTTACTTTTAAAAATGCAAAAAATATTCAAGAGGTAGCTAAAAAAATACCATTAGATAAGTTATTGATAGAAACAGATTCTCCATACTTATCTCCTGAACCTTATAGAGGTAAAATTAATGACCCATCTAATGTAATTTATATTGCTAAAAAGATTGCTGAATTACGTGATATATCCGAAACAGAAGTAGCCGAATCATCAAGTAAAAATTTTTATTCTCTTTTTACAAAAGCCAATAAAAGAATGGTCAGTTAA
- a CDS encoding lipoate--protein ligase family protein → MKKTWKDYNWQLIHTYSQAPNIHMALDALITKEVNDGLRHPTLRIWEWASPAIVLGRFQSIKNEVNQEKSKEYNIEIVRRITGGGAMFIEPGNTITYSISAPINLVNDMSFQESYKFLDDWVIKALIDLGVPARYKPINDIESENGKKIGGAAQARFSNSILHHVTIAYSINQNKMLELLRIGKEKISDKGIESANKRVDDSALISTGFSREHFIKNMIEKFSQMCSLERVELDSKTIKAAKKLSEDKFKQNSWINIVP, encoded by the coding sequence ATGAAAAAAACTTGGAAAGATTATAATTGGCAATTAATTCATACTTACTCACAAGCACCTAATATACATATGGCATTAGATGCGTTAATCACAAAAGAAGTTAATGATGGTTTGAGACATCCCACATTAAGAATATGGGAATGGGCATCACCTGCTATAGTATTAGGTCGTTTTCAATCAATAAAAAATGAAGTAAATCAAGAAAAATCTAAAGAATATAATATAGAAATAGTAAGAAGAATTACTGGAGGTGGAGCTATGTTTATAGAGCCAGGAAACACTATAACTTATTCTATTAGCGCTCCTATAAATTTAGTAAATGATATGAGTTTTCAAGAATCTTATAAGTTTTTAGATGATTGGGTTATTAAAGCTCTTATAGACTTAGGAGTTCCTGCTAGATATAAACCAATAAATGATATCGAATCAGAAAACGGTAAAAAAATAGGAGGCGCTGCTCAGGCAAGATTTTCAAATTCAATACTACATCATGTAACAATTGCCTATTCTATAAATCAAAATAAAATGCTTGAATTATTGCGCATTGGAAAAGAAAAAATTTCTGATAAAGGAATAGAAAGTGCCAATAAAAGAGTAGATGATTCTGCCCTTATATCTACTGGATTTTCCAGAGAGCACTTTATAAAGAATATGATAGAAAAATTTTCTCAAATGTGCTCTCTAGAAAGAGTTGAGTTAGATAGTAAGACTATCAAAGCAGCAAAAAAACTATCTGAAGATAAATTCAAACAAAATTCTTGGATTAATATAGTCCCTTAA
- the guaA gene encoding glutamine-hydrolyzing GMP synthase, translating to MNQHILIIDYGSQFTQLIARRIRELGVYAEVIHNNIDKEFINNKIDVGLKGIILSGSHESIDNNDHDTLKKFILEIGIPVLGICYGMQLMANQLGGQVSLSTNREYGEVELIISSPSKLLDGIQVIKNNDDVNILKVLMSHGDTVTKLPDGFKKIAYTNSCPIAGMEDSNRNLYGLQFHPEVTHTILGNKILKRFVKNICQCESNWSMPNYIENTISRIKSEVGDDKVILGLSGGVDSSVAAILIHKAIGEKLTCVFVDHGCMRLNEKKQVEKMFSSYHINIIYKDASDLFFQKLSGIIDPEEKRKIIGAEFINVFQSEANKLGNIKWLAQGTIYPDVIESSNAKNGSSKVIKSHHNVGGLPEKMNLKLLEPLKYLFKDEVRKIGLELGISPEMIFRHPFPGPGLAVRIIGEVKPEFVKILQGADNIFIQELRNNLNQLTGKSWYDSVSQAFAVFLPIKSVGVMGDHRTYEYVIVLRAVNTLDFMTANWSKIPDDLLSKISSRIINEIPGVNRVVYDISNKPPATIEWE from the coding sequence ATGAACCAACATATTTTAATTATCGACTATGGGTCTCAATTTACTCAACTTATTGCACGTAGAATAAGAGAATTAGGAGTTTATGCAGAAGTAATCCACAATAATATTGATAAAGAATTTATTAACAATAAGATTGATGTTGGATTGAAAGGTATAATTCTTTCTGGCAGTCATGAGTCAATAGACAATAATGATCATGATACACTTAAGAAATTTATATTAGAAATTGGTATTCCTGTTTTAGGCATTTGTTATGGAATGCAATTAATGGCAAATCAATTAGGTGGTCAAGTTAGCTTATCAACAAATCGTGAATATGGAGAAGTAGAACTTATAATCTCAAGCCCTAGTAAACTATTAGATGGAATACAAGTTATTAAAAATAACGATGATGTAAATATTCTAAAAGTATTGATGAGTCATGGAGATACTGTTACAAAATTACCTGATGGTTTTAAAAAAATAGCCTATACAAATTCTTGTCCAATTGCAGGAATGGAAGATAGCAACCGTAATCTTTATGGTTTACAATTTCATCCAGAAGTAACACATACAATATTAGGAAACAAAATACTCAAAAGGTTTGTAAAAAATATTTGCCAATGTGAATCAAACTGGAGTATGCCAAATTATATAGAAAATACAATATCAAGAATAAAATCTGAAGTTGGAGATGATAAAGTAATACTTGGATTGTCAGGTGGAGTTGATTCTTCTGTAGCTGCCATTCTAATTCATAAAGCTATAGGAGAAAAACTTACATGTGTTTTTGTTGATCATGGATGTATGAGATTAAACGAAAAAAAACAAGTAGAAAAAATGTTTTCTTCTTACCATATTAATATTATATACAAAGATGCATCTGATTTATTCTTTCAAAAATTGTCAGGTATAATTGATCCTGAAGAAAAAAGGAAGATAATAGGTGCTGAATTTATTAACGTTTTTCAATCAGAAGCAAATAAACTTGGTAACATAAAATGGCTAGCTCAGGGTACGATATATCCAGATGTTATAGAATCATCAAATGCTAAAAATGGATCTTCTAAGGTTATAAAATCTCATCATAATGTTGGTGGACTTCCAGAAAAAATGAATCTTAAGCTATTAGAGCCATTAAAATATTTATTTAAAGATGAAGTTAGAAAAATTGGCTTAGAATTAGGAATTTCACCTGAAATGATATTCCGACATCCATTTCCTGGTCCTGGATTAGCTGTAAGAATAATAGGTGAAGTAAAACCTGAATTTGTAAAAATATTACAAGGTGCTGATAATATTTTCATACAAGAATTAAGAAACAATCTTAATCAATTAACTGGTAAAAGTTGGTATGATTCAGTTTCTCAAGCTTTTGCTGTATTTTTACCTATAAAATCTGTAGGTGTTATGGGAGATCACCGCACTTATGAATATGTTATAGTCTTAAGAGCTGTAAATACTTTAGATTTCATGACAGCAAATTGGTCAAAAATTCCAGATGATTTATTATCAAAAATTTCATCCAGAATTATAAATGAAATTCCTGGTGTTAATAGAGTTGTATATGATATATCAAATAAACCTCCAGCTACAATAGAGTGGGAATAA